The Anaeromusa acidaminophila DSM 3853 genome contains a region encoding:
- the purC gene encoding phosphoribosylaminoimidazolesuccinocarboxamide synthase: MGKKPLYEGKAKQIFATDNPDELLVYYKDDATAFNGEKKGTIQDKGVLNNKISAFFFEMLGKAGIPHHLVKRLSDREMLVKTLQILPVEVVVRNIAAGSLAKRLGLAEGTKMAKTVLEFYYKDDELGDPMINDYHIAAMNLATPEQMQKVSEYALKINEILSAYLKEKGLELIDFKLEFGIHKGEVILGDEISPDTCRFWDSKTGEKMDKDRFRRDLGNVEEAYKEVLYRLTGEK; this comes from the coding sequence TGCAACAGACAATCCAGATGAGCTGCTCGTGTATTACAAGGATGATGCCACCGCTTTTAACGGCGAGAAAAAAGGAACCATTCAGGATAAAGGTGTTTTGAATAACAAAATTTCCGCGTTTTTCTTTGAAATGCTGGGCAAAGCCGGTATTCCTCATCATTTGGTAAAACGTCTCAGCGATCGGGAAATGCTGGTAAAAACTTTGCAAATTTTACCGGTAGAAGTGGTAGTGCGCAATATTGCCGCTGGCAGCTTGGCGAAACGTCTGGGCCTTGCGGAAGGAACCAAAATGGCTAAAACGGTTTTGGAATTCTACTACAAAGATGACGAACTGGGCGATCCTATGATCAACGATTATCATATTGCCGCTATGAATTTGGCTACTCCAGAGCAAATGCAGAAGGTTTCCGAGTATGCTTTGAAAATCAACGAAATTCTTTCTGCTTACCTGAAAGAAAAAGGCTTGGAATTGATTGACTTCAAACTGGAATTCGGCATTCATAAAGGAGAAGTGATTCTGGGTGACGAAATTTCTCCGGATACCTGCCGCTTCTGGGACAGCAAAACCGGCGAAAAGATGGATAAGGACCGCTTCCGCCGGGATTTGGGCAATGTAGAAGAAGCTTATAAAGAAGTATTGTATCGCTTGACAGGAGAGAAATAA
- the purF gene encoding amidophosphoribosyltransferase, translating to MIDVMDNDTLHEECGVFGIYSHTEDVTHCTYWGLYALQHRGQESAGIAVTDGAWMDVHRGMGLVGEVFRHQLPRMENQYISIGHVRYSTTGSSLLANTQPLMVRYAGGTISMAHNGNLTNAGSLRKKLEEEGCIFQTSIDSEVIVNLIARSRKDSLEEKVMESLRDVDGAYCLVVMTEDKLLGVRDPNGFRPLCVGRLNDGYVIASESCALDTVGAEFVRDVEPGEMVVVDESGLHSFRFAQPKRQALCIFEYIYFARPDSVIDGQSVQQARFEMGRQLAREHGVKADVVISVPDSGTTAALGYSYESGIPFMEGLMKNRYIGRTFIQPEQKKRDMGVRLKLNAVRAAVAGKSVVMVDDSIVRGTTSGKIVHMLKEAGAKEVHMCVSSPPISCPCYYGIDTSARKELIAASKSVEEIREFIGADSLHYLTIEGLQGCVANVDASQMCYACFNNDYPTEIECEAEIATQKFIFEQKRR from the coding sequence ATGATCGATGTGATGGACAACGATACTCTGCATGAAGAATGTGGCGTCTTCGGTATCTATTCCCATACGGAAGATGTGACGCATTGCACCTATTGGGGGCTGTACGCTTTGCAGCACCGAGGTCAGGAAAGCGCCGGCATTGCCGTTACTGACGGAGCCTGGATGGATGTCCATCGCGGCATGGGACTGGTGGGCGAAGTATTTCGCCACCAACTTCCTCGTATGGAGAACCAATATATATCCATTGGCCATGTGCGCTATTCGACAACTGGCTCTAGTCTTTTGGCCAATACGCAGCCGTTGATGGTGCGATACGCAGGCGGGACCATTTCTATGGCTCATAACGGCAATTTAACGAATGCCGGTTCGCTGCGCAAGAAGCTGGAAGAGGAAGGCTGTATTTTTCAAACGTCCATTGATAGCGAAGTGATCGTCAATTTGATTGCTCGTTCCCGCAAAGACTCCTTGGAAGAAAAGGTTATGGAGAGCCTTCGGGATGTGGATGGCGCGTATTGCTTGGTGGTTATGACCGAGGACAAACTGTTAGGAGTACGAGATCCGAACGGGTTTCGGCCTCTTTGCGTAGGTCGTTTGAATGACGGCTATGTAATTGCTTCGGAATCTTGTGCGCTGGATACGGTAGGCGCTGAGTTCGTTCGTGACGTGGAACCCGGTGAAATGGTGGTTGTGGACGAAAGTGGCTTGCATTCCTTCCGCTTTGCCCAACCGAAACGGCAAGCGTTGTGTATTTTTGAATATATTTACTTTGCTCGTCCTGACAGCGTGATTGACGGTCAAAGCGTGCAGCAGGCGCGTTTTGAAATGGGTCGTCAACTGGCCAGAGAGCATGGCGTCAAAGCGGACGTCGTCATTTCCGTGCCGGATTCGGGAACGACAGCCGCTTTGGGCTATAGTTACGAGTCGGGCATTCCTTTTATGGAAGGCCTAATGAAAAACCGCTATATTGGCCGGACCTTTATTCAGCCGGAGCAGAAGAAGCGGGATATGGGCGTACGCTTGAAGTTGAATGCTGTTCGGGCGGCTGTGGCCGGAAAATCCGTTGTGATGGTGGATGATTCCATTGTGCGCGGCACGACGAGCGGTAAAATCGTGCATATGCTTAAGGAAGCAGGAGCTAAGGAAGTGCATATGTGTGTCAGCTCCCCGCCAATTTCCTGTCCTTGCTATTACGGCATTGATACTTCGGCTCGTAAGGAATTGATTGCCGCCAGCAAAAGCGTAGAGGAAATCCGTGAGTTTATTGGCGCCGATTCTTTGCATTATTTGACTATTGAAGGCTTGCAAGGCTGTGTTGCTAATGTGGACGCCAGCCAAATGTGCTACGCCTGCTTTAATAATGACTATCCGACAGAGATCGAGTGCGAAGCGGAAATTGCAACCCAGAAATTCATTTTTGAGCAAAAGCGACGTTAA
- the purM gene encoding phosphoribosylformylglycinamidine cyclo-ligase, with amino-acid sequence MSEMKKNAPSLTYRDAGVDIDAGNEAVQRMKAHVRSTYRPEVLGDIGGFGGLFALNTGKYREPVLVSGTDGVGTKLRLAFLMDKHDTIGQDAVAMCVNDILVQGAEPLFFLDYLAVAKVSPTQVADIVGGIARACKESGCALIGGETAEMAGFYGEGEYDIGGFAVGVVEKEEIITGETIQAGDVLLGLPSSGVHSNGYSLVRKICLDVQKLDLKTVVPELGRPLGEELLEPTRLYPKACLPLFGRFDLRGLVHITGGGFYDNIPRVLPEGTAVEVDIEAWPRPAIFSLLQQWGNVAWPEMYRTFNMGIGMILVVPQEQAQAVMDDLAQRGETCYRIGSVVAGNGEVTLKGGEFDHDR; translated from the coding sequence ATGTCTGAGATGAAGAAAAACGCGCCGTCCCTGACTTATCGCGACGCCGGCGTAGATATTGACGCTGGTAACGAGGCGGTACAACGGATGAAAGCGCATGTGCGCAGCACCTATCGACCGGAAGTGCTTGGCGATATAGGCGGTTTTGGCGGTCTTTTCGCTTTGAATACGGGAAAATATCGGGAGCCTGTACTTGTTTCGGGCACAGACGGCGTTGGTACTAAGCTGCGCTTGGCATTTCTGATGGACAAGCATGATACCATCGGCCAGGATGCGGTAGCCATGTGTGTAAATGACATCTTGGTGCAAGGAGCGGAGCCTCTCTTTTTCCTGGACTATCTGGCGGTTGCCAAAGTTAGTCCGACCCAGGTGGCTGATATCGTCGGCGGTATTGCCAGGGCCTGTAAAGAGTCCGGCTGCGCTCTCATTGGGGGAGAAACTGCGGAAATGGCCGGCTTTTACGGCGAAGGCGAATACGACATCGGAGGCTTTGCCGTCGGTGTCGTGGAAAAAGAAGAGATTATCACTGGTGAAACCATTCAAGCCGGCGATGTTCTCTTGGGCTTACCTTCAAGCGGCGTTCATTCCAATGGCTATTCGTTGGTGCGCAAAATTTGCTTGGATGTGCAAAAGCTGGATTTGAAAACAGTGGTTCCGGAGCTGGGGCGCCCTTTGGGCGAAGAGCTTTTAGAACCTACTCGCTTGTATCCTAAGGCGTGCCTGCCTTTGTTCGGCCGCTTCGATCTGCGCGGGCTGGTGCATATCACCGGCGGCGGTTTTTACGACAACATTCCGCGCGTGCTGCCTGAGGGTACGGCGGTGGAAGTGGATATTGAAGCTTGGCCGCGCCCTGCGATTTTCTCGCTTTTGCAACAATGGGGCAATGTGGCTTGGCCGGAAATGTACCGTACCTTCAATATGGGTATCGGCATGATTTTGGTAGTGCCGCAGGAACAGGCGCAGGCTGTAATGGATGATTTGGCGCAGCGCGGAGAAACCTGCTATCGCATCGGTTCCGTCGTCGCTGGCAACGGAGAAGTGACCCTTAAAGGAGGCGAGTTCGACCATGACCGCTAA
- the purN gene encoding phosphoribosylglycinamide formyltransferase: protein MTAKKALGVLVSGRGSNLQAILDAIHAGRLPLAKVGVVISDNPEAKALLRVRGMGIPTVVLERKAFADRAAYETALADELERHQVDLVVLAGFMRILSSCFIQRFPGAIVNIHPSLLPAFPGLDAQGQALRYGVKVAGCTVHFVDEGMDSGPIILQEAVPVEAGDTTQTLADRILHVEHRLYPRAIALFCEERLEIEGRQVHIRSEK from the coding sequence ATGACCGCTAAAAAGGCATTGGGCGTACTTGTTTCTGGACGCGGCAGCAACTTACAGGCTATTTTGGACGCCATTCATGCGGGGAGACTGCCTTTGGCCAAGGTGGGGGTTGTGATCAGCGATAATCCAGAGGCCAAAGCGTTGCTGCGTGTACGCGGCATGGGCATTCCGACGGTAGTGTTAGAACGGAAAGCTTTTGCAGATCGGGCTGCTTATGAGACCGCTCTGGCGGACGAGCTGGAACGGCATCAAGTAGACCTGGTGGTATTGGCTGGTTTTATGCGCATTTTGAGTTCTTGCTTCATTCAGCGCTTCCCAGGAGCTATCGTCAACATTCACCCGTCGTTGCTGCCTGCGTTTCCAGGACTGGATGCGCAGGGACAAGCGCTCCGTTACGGTGTTAAAGTGGCAGGGTGTACTGTGCATTTTGTAGATGAAGGCATGGACAGCGGTCCCATCATCCTGCAGGAAGCCGTACCGGTTGAAGCAGGGGATACAACCCAGACGCTGGCGGATCGTATTCTTCATGTGGAACATCGGCTGTATCCTCGGGCCATTGCGTTGTTTTGCGAGGAACGTCTGGAGATTGAAGGACGACAGGTTCATATCCGAAGCGAAAAGTGA
- the purH gene encoding bifunctional phosphoribosylaminoimidazolecarboxamide formyltransferase/IMP cyclohydrolase, translating into MKIRRALISVSDKSGVVEFAKELCQMGVEIVSTGGTMKTLRAAGLPVTYVSDITGFPEIMDGRVKTLNPYVHGGILAIRDNEAHVAAMKEHGITGIDLVAVNLYPFRQTIAKEGVTLEEAVENIDIGGPAMIRAAAKNFAYVTVVVNPDRYQTVVEELRQNGEVSDKTRMRLSQEAYSHTGEYDACIARYLAQRLDGEDNFPGTLHGVWEKAQDLRYGENPHQAAAFYKERGAHSGLAAAQQLHGKELSFNNLVDLEAAYAVAADFSQPAAAIIKHTNPCGTGMGVTLADAYRKAHSADPVSAFGGIVGLNREVDAETAGELSTIFLEAVIAPSYTKEAMDILSQKKNIRLLAAPLPQKGHKEWDIKKVSGGLLLQEKDTQELVESELKVVSKRQPTEEEWKQLRFAWTVVKHVKSNAIVVAAEDKTLGVGAGQMNRVGSAAIALEQAGEAAKGAVLSSDAFFPFRDTIDTAAKAGITAIIQPGGSVRDEESIQAADEHGIAMVFTGMRHFKH; encoded by the coding sequence ATGAAAATTCGGCGCGCATTAATTAGCGTTTCTGATAAAAGCGGCGTAGTGGAGTTTGCCAAAGAGCTTTGCCAAATGGGCGTGGAAATCGTCTCTACCGGCGGTACGATGAAGACTCTGCGGGCGGCGGGACTGCCTGTAACTTATGTAAGCGATATTACGGGCTTTCCGGAAATCATGGATGGCCGCGTAAAAACCTTGAACCCGTATGTGCATGGCGGCATCTTGGCCATCCGTGACAATGAAGCGCATGTGGCGGCTATGAAAGAGCATGGCATTACGGGGATTGATTTGGTAGCCGTGAATTTGTATCCTTTCCGTCAAACCATAGCTAAAGAAGGGGTGACCCTGGAGGAAGCCGTTGAGAACATTGATATTGGCGGACCGGCTATGATTCGTGCGGCAGCGAAAAATTTCGCTTATGTGACCGTGGTCGTCAATCCTGATCGATATCAGACGGTGGTAGAGGAGCTGCGCCAAAACGGCGAAGTATCGGATAAAACCCGCATGCGTCTTTCCCAGGAAGCCTACAGTCATACCGGCGAATATGATGCCTGCATTGCTCGGTACTTGGCGCAACGGTTGGATGGAGAGGACAATTTTCCTGGAACGCTGCACGGCGTATGGGAAAAAGCGCAAGATCTGCGTTATGGCGAAAATCCTCATCAGGCGGCTGCCTTTTACAAGGAAAGAGGCGCTCACAGCGGCCTGGCGGCAGCGCAGCAGCTGCATGGCAAAGAATTATCCTTTAACAACCTGGTGGATTTGGAAGCGGCCTATGCAGTAGCGGCGGATTTTTCGCAGCCAGCAGCGGCTATTATCAAGCATACCAATCCTTGCGGCACTGGCATGGGCGTAACGTTGGCCGATGCTTACCGCAAAGCGCATAGCGCGGATCCGGTATCCGCTTTTGGCGGTATTGTCGGCTTAAACCGGGAAGTAGATGCCGAAACAGCCGGCGAGTTAAGCACTATTTTCTTGGAGGCGGTCATTGCTCCTTCCTATACGAAGGAAGCGATGGATATTTTGTCTCAGAAGAAGAATATCCGTCTTTTAGCGGCGCCATTACCTCAGAAGGGCCATAAAGAATGGGATATTAAAAAAGTTTCCGGCGGTCTGCTGCTGCAGGAAAAAGATACGCAGGAGCTCGTAGAGAGCGAACTGAAAGTGGTTTCTAAGCGCCAGCCGACAGAAGAGGAATGGAAGCAGCTTCGTTTTGCCTGGACGGTGGTTAAACATGTGAAGTCCAACGCTATTGTCGTAGCAGCAGAAGATAAAACTCTAGGAGTCGGTGCTGGTCAAATGAACCGAGTCGGTTCTGCGGCTATTGCCTTGGAACAGGCCGGCGAAGCGGCTAAAGGAGCGGTATTGTCTTCCGATGCTTTCTTCCCCTTCCGCGATACCATTGATACGGCGGCAAAAGCGGGAATTACCGCCATTATTCAGCCTGGCGGCTCCGTTCGGGATGAAGAATCCATTCAGGCGGCCGATGAGCATGGCATTGCCATGGTCTTTACCGGTATGCGCCACTTTAAACATTAA
- the purD gene encoding phosphoribosylamine--glycine ligase yields the protein MRILVIGGGGREHALVWKLAQSEQVSAIFCAPGNPGMAPLAQCVNLGVEDHEALAAFAQENDIDLTVVGPEGPLVEGIVDFFAAKGLRAFGPSQAAARLEGSKQFAKEIMAKYGIPTADFAVFTDAEAAKEYVRKNGAPIVVKADGLAAGKGVVVAMTEEEAVAAIDDMLCQGRFGSAGNRVVLEEFMQGEEASLLAFADGETVVPMVAAQDHKRIFDGDQGPNTGGMGAYAPAPVATESILKQTLETVLQPMVKAMAAEGCPYKGVLYAGLMITEKGPRVVEFNARFGDPETQVVLPLLESDLVEIMLACIDGKLATTEVKWKQSSTVCVVMAAGGYPESYRKGDVIQGLAEAAAAGTVVFHAGTGLSADGNIVTAGGRVLGVTASGADIAEAVATAYKGVKCISFEGVQYRKDIAYRALARR from the coding sequence GTGCGTATTTTAGTCATTGGCGGCGGCGGCCGCGAGCATGCGTTGGTTTGGAAGCTGGCGCAAAGCGAACAAGTTTCAGCTATTTTTTGCGCTCCCGGAAATCCTGGGATGGCGCCTTTGGCGCAATGCGTGAATCTCGGTGTGGAGGATCACGAAGCCTTAGCGGCATTTGCCCAAGAAAACGATATTGATTTGACAGTGGTAGGGCCGGAGGGGCCTTTGGTAGAAGGAATCGTGGACTTTTTTGCCGCCAAAGGCTTGCGCGCATTCGGACCTTCCCAGGCGGCGGCCCGTTTGGAAGGCTCTAAACAGTTTGCTAAGGAAATCATGGCTAAATACGGTATTCCAACAGCGGATTTTGCGGTATTCACTGATGCTGAAGCCGCGAAAGAGTATGTGCGTAAAAATGGCGCGCCGATCGTAGTCAAGGCGGACGGCCTTGCGGCTGGCAAGGGCGTGGTCGTGGCCATGACGGAAGAAGAAGCCGTAGCTGCTATCGATGATATGCTTTGCCAGGGACGCTTCGGAAGCGCTGGCAACCGAGTTGTGCTCGAAGAGTTTATGCAGGGAGAAGAAGCTTCTTTGCTGGCTTTTGCCGATGGCGAAACGGTAGTGCCAATGGTCGCGGCTCAAGACCATAAGCGTATTTTTGACGGCGATCAAGGACCGAATACGGGCGGCATGGGCGCCTATGCTCCGGCTCCGGTGGCTACGGAGTCTATTTTAAAGCAGACTTTGGAAACAGTTTTGCAGCCTATGGTTAAAGCTATGGCGGCAGAAGGCTGTCCCTATAAAGGCGTGCTCTATGCCGGGCTGATGATTACGGAGAAAGGCCCTCGCGTAGTTGAATTTAACGCGCGCTTTGGCGATCCGGAGACCCAAGTGGTATTGCCTTTGCTGGAAAGCGACCTGGTTGAGATTATGCTGGCATGCATAGATGGCAAGCTGGCGACAACAGAGGTCAAGTGGAAGCAAAGCAGCACCGTATGCGTAGTTATGGCGGCTGGCGGGTATCCAGAAAGCTACCGTAAGGGAGACGTTATCCAGGGTTTGGCTGAGGCTGCAGCAGCAGGAACGGTCGTATTTCATGCGGGAACCGGCCTGTCGGCGGACGGGAATATTGTTACTGCAGGAGGCCGAGTGCTGGGGGTTACCGCCAGCGGCGCTGATATTGCTGAAGCAGTAGCGACAGCGTATAAAGGAGTCAAATGTATTTCCTTTGAAGGTGTTCAGTATCGTAAAGATATCGCGTATCGAGCGTTGGCTCGCCGCTAA
- a CDS encoding TetR/AcrR family transcriptional regulator codes for MRKRHASEAAAEVRSKRQQILDAAGVVFARKGYHKATVDEIIALADTGKGTVYNYFVNKEQLFYTLIQERSAPFEEVAEAIVNSSEPPLQKIHTLIREFLAFFMVNADLWRVMMHEMRGLGAPELAAVPQQTMEKYNQWFCRNIGRLEAVILQGIEAGALRDCETRLVGCGIFSVIVMMVFQGFVQDNIDEMANSVNEIVLYGIVASSQ; via the coding sequence ATGCGCAAGCGACACGCCTCGGAAGCAGCGGCAGAGGTCCGGAGTAAAAGACAACAGATTCTGGATGCGGCAGGCGTAGTGTTTGCAAGAAAGGGCTATCATAAAGCGACCGTTGATGAAATCATTGCCCTAGCCGATACAGGCAAAGGTACAGTGTATAACTATTTTGTCAATAAGGAGCAGCTTTTTTATACCTTGATACAAGAGCGGAGCGCTCCGTTTGAAGAGGTTGCCGAAGCGATTGTTAATTCTTCAGAGCCGCCGCTGCAAAAAATCCATACGCTGATTCGGGAGTTTTTAGCGTTTTTTATGGTGAATGCGGATTTATGGCGCGTCATGATGCATGAAATGCGTGGCTTAGGAGCTCCGGAATTGGCGGCGGTGCCGCAGCAGACCATGGAAAAATACAACCAATGGTTTTGTCGTAATATAGGCCGCCTGGAGGCTGTTATTTTGCAAGGTATTGAAGCAGGAGCTTTGCGAGACTGCGAAACCCGCCTTGTGGGTTGCGGTATTTTTAGCGTGATCGTAATGATGGTGTTTCAGGGTTTTGTGCAAGATAATATTGACGAGATGGCGAATAGCGTTAATGAAATTGTCTTGTATGGCATTGTCGCTTCTTCACAATAA
- a CDS encoding MetQ/NlpA family ABC transporter substrate-binding protein: MSNRKLAILLVSLLVVMIGIGYAVAIMTSTVKPIKVGIVAGPHEDILKVVQNVAEKDGLHIQVVKFNDYVKINEALANEKIDANIFQPEAYLTTVNKDRGFKLQAAAKTVLFPLGFYSKKISSLNDLPRGAVVALPQDPISLSRALLLLHKSGVIALRQDALPAPTLEDIQGNPLGLVFKTAMANTLPRHMEDAHLLGIPSGYAFSYGLAPNKALLMEPASSAYAHVIAVREGETDNRSLQLFIKAYHSPEVRNYIEEHFQGTILPAW; encoded by the coding sequence ATGTCAAATCGCAAACTAGCCATCTTACTAGTAAGTCTTTTAGTAGTTATGATCGGCATTGGCTATGCCGTGGCCATTATGACCAGCACGGTCAAACCGATTAAAGTGGGCATTGTGGCCGGACCGCACGAAGACATCTTAAAGGTCGTACAAAATGTCGCTGAAAAAGACGGCCTGCACATTCAAGTCGTAAAATTCAACGATTATGTCAAAATCAATGAAGCCCTGGCCAATGAAAAGATAGACGCCAATATTTTTCAGCCGGAAGCCTATTTAACAACTGTCAATAAAGACCGTGGTTTTAAATTGCAAGCAGCAGCCAAGACGGTACTTTTCCCCCTGGGTTTTTATTCAAAAAAAATCTCCAGCCTCAATGATTTGCCGCGCGGGGCTGTTGTCGCCCTGCCCCAGGATCCGATCAGTCTGAGCCGAGCCTTGCTACTGCTCCATAAAAGCGGCGTCATCGCCTTGCGGCAGGATGCGCTGCCAGCCCCTACGCTGGAAGATATACAGGGAAACCCCTTGGGGCTTGTCTTCAAAACAGCTATGGCCAATACACTTCCCAGACATATGGAAGACGCACATCTCTTAGGCATTCCCAGCGGCTATGCTTTTTCATACGGCCTAGCGCCCAACAAGGCTCTGCTCATGGAACCGGCATCCTCCGCCTATGCGCATGTCATTGCCGTACGCGAAGGCGAAACCGATAACCGTTCCCTCCAGCTATTTATCAAAGCGTACCACTCTCCTGAAGTACGCAATTACATTGAAGAACATTTTCAAGGCACTATTTTACCAGCTTGGTAA
- a CDS encoding MetQ/NlpA family ABC transporter substrate-binding protein, whose amino-acid sequence MKKKSLLLLVVLLSLTLVIAGCGGNDSKPAAQNAKTVLKVGATPVPHAEILNVVKPILAKEGIDLVIVEMNDYVRPNLAVADKELDANFFQHVPYLNKFISERNLQLAYTTKVHIEPMGVYSQKIKNLNDLADGAQVGIPNDPTNGGRALSLLEKAGLLKLKEGVGVNATISDIVSNPKNLKIRELEAPQLPRSLEDLAIAVINTNYALEAKLVPAKDALFIEQKDSPYANILTIRKGDENRPEIQKLTKALTSDEVRKFINEKYQGAIVPAF is encoded by the coding sequence ATGAAAAAAAAATCTCTGCTTCTTCTGGTAGTTCTTCTCTCGTTGACCTTGGTTATTGCCGGTTGCGGCGGCAATGACTCCAAACCCGCAGCGCAAAATGCCAAAACCGTTCTGAAAGTCGGCGCCACTCCGGTACCGCATGCGGAAATTCTCAACGTCGTTAAGCCGATTTTAGCTAAAGAAGGAATCGACCTGGTAATCGTCGAAATGAACGATTATGTACGTCCAAATCTTGCGGTAGCGGATAAGGAACTGGACGCCAACTTCTTTCAGCATGTACCCTACTTGAATAAATTCATTTCTGAACGCAATTTGCAGTTGGCTTACACTACAAAAGTTCATATTGAGCCTATGGGCGTATATTCTCAAAAAATTAAAAATCTTAACGACTTAGCCGATGGCGCTCAAGTTGGCATTCCCAATGACCCGACAAATGGCGGACGCGCCCTTTCTCTGCTGGAAAAAGCCGGTTTACTGAAACTTAAGGAAGGCGTTGGCGTAAACGCTACGATTTCCGATATTGTCTCCAACCCCAAAAACCTAAAAATCCGTGAACTCGAAGCGCCGCAACTGCCTCGTTCTCTTGAAGATCTGGCTATTGCCGTTATCAACACGAACTATGCGCTAGAAGCCAAATTAGTCCCTGCTAAAGATGCTTTGTTCATTGAGCAGAAGGATTCTCCTTACGCTAATATCTTGACGATTCGCAAGGGAGATGAAAATCGTCCTGAAATTCAAAAGCTGACGAAAGCGCTGACCTCTGACGAAGTGAGGAAATTCATCAACGAGAAATATCAAGGTGCAATCGTTCCAGCGTTTTAA
- a CDS encoding methionine ABC transporter permease has product MSQDMLLLLVKSLGETTYMVAFSSFVAALFGIPLGVILVTTDKGHILENLALYRVLGAIVNACRSVPFIILMVAIIPVTRMIAGTSIGTDAAVVPLSLAAIPFLARIVETAIKEVDYGLVEAAQAMGASPLAIITRVLLPESMPSIISGLTLMVISLVGYSAMAGAIGGGGLGDLAIRYGYQRFRGDVMLATVVVLVAQVQIIQSCGDLIAAKLNKK; this is encoded by the coding sequence ATGTCTCAAGACATGCTTCTCTTGCTGGTTAAGTCTTTGGGAGAAACCACCTATATGGTAGCTTTTTCCTCCTTTGTCGCCGCTCTTTTCGGCATTCCCTTGGGTGTCATTTTAGTCACAACTGACAAAGGACACATCCTGGAAAATTTAGCTCTCTATCGCGTTTTAGGCGCTATTGTTAACGCTTGCCGTTCGGTTCCTTTTATTATTTTGATGGTAGCCATCATTCCTGTCACCCGTATGATCGCGGGAACCTCTATTGGCACTGACGCCGCGGTTGTGCCCTTAAGTTTGGCCGCCATTCCCTTTTTAGCTCGTATTGTAGAAACCGCTATTAAGGAAGTAGATTATGGATTGGTGGAAGCTGCGCAAGCTATGGGCGCGTCGCCGCTGGCCATCATTACCCGGGTGCTTTTACCAGAGTCTATGCCTTCCATCATTTCGGGATTAACCTTAATGGTCATTAGCCTTGTAGGCTATTCCGCCATGGCCGGCGCCATTGGAGGCGGCGGTCTGGGGGATTTGGCCATTCGCTATGGTTATCAGCGTTTTCGCGGTGATGTGATGTTGGCAACGGTTGTCGTTTTGGTCGCTCAGGTACAAATCATCCAATCCTGCGGCGATCTGATTGCAGCCAAGCTCAATAAAAAATAA